The following is a genomic window from Zetaproteobacteria bacterium.
CGCGGTGCGATCCTGCTCCAGGATGGCGTCGAGGATGGAGTCGGAGATGCGGTCGGCCACCTTGTCCGGGTGTCCCTCGGAGACCGATTCGCTGGTGAAGACGAAGTTTCGTGCCATTCTGTTCTTTTTCGATCGCAAAACGTCCATCCATGGACGTCTTGCTTGACGGGGATCGAAGAGCGCGGTCGTCACGGACACCATCCGGCAGGGCCGATCCCGCCTGCACGCTCCCCAAGCGGCGAGGCGCGAACCGTAGCCGGTTGCGTATGGGGAAACAAATGGCGGAGGATCGCCGCCGTGAAGGG
Proteins encoded in this region:
- a CDS encoding methionine adenosyltransferase (catalyzes the formation of S-adenosylmethionine from methionine and ATP; methionine adenosyltransferase) yields the protein MARNFVFTSESVSEGHPDKVADRISDSILDAILEQDRTA